One part of the Vibrio ponticus genome encodes these proteins:
- the pdxH gene encoding pyridoxamine 5'-phosphate oxidase has protein sequence MELEDIRREYTKGGLRRKDLLSDPIDQFNFWLQQAIDAKLTDPTAMTVATVDETGQPYQRIVLLKHCDQDGFVFYTNLGSRKAQHIEHNAKVSLHFPWHSLERQVNVIGVAEKLSAMENMKYFTSRPKESQIAALASKQSSRISARGVLEGKFLELKQKFANGEIPVPSFWGGYRIRPTSIEFWQGGENRLHDRFLYSQEANQWDIDRLAP, from the coding sequence ATGGAACTTGAAGATATTCGCCGTGAGTACACCAAAGGTGGTTTGCGTCGTAAAGATTTATTGAGTGACCCTATCGACCAGTTCAACTTTTGGTTGCAACAAGCGATTGATGCCAAGTTGACAGACCCTACTGCCATGACTGTGGCAACTGTTGATGAAACCGGTCAACCTTACCAACGTATCGTGCTACTTAAACACTGTGACCAAGACGGTTTTGTGTTCTATACCAACCTAGGTAGCCGAAAAGCCCAACACATCGAGCATAATGCTAAAGTGAGTTTACACTTCCCTTGGCACAGCCTTGAACGTCAAGTGAATGTGATTGGTGTGGCGGAAAAACTGTCCGCAATGGAAAATATGAAATACTTTACTTCACGTCCGAAAGAGAGCCAGATTGCTGCACTTGCGAGTAAGCAAAGTAGTCGCATTTCGGCACGCGGTGTGCTTGAAGGAAAGTTTCTTGAACTAAAACAGAAGTTTGCCAACGGTGAAATTCCGGTGCCATCTTTCTGGGGCGGTTATCGAATTAGACCGACTAGTATTGAGTTTTGGCAAGGTGGTGAAAACCGTCTTCACGACCGTTTCTTGTACTCTCAAGAAGCGAATCAGTGGGACATTGATCGCCTCGCGCCATAA
- a CDS encoding helix-turn-helix transcriptional regulator, with translation MSFDSLVNQLPGYWGCKDLDSVFVYANTAYAQLVGFQDPQQLVGLADRDMPCQTANCAQDFKQQDQMVIETQKTIKVLDVHPYPDGSWRAHIFSKKPWYNAKGEVQGTIFFGQDLTDTAILEVGHWICRATGILSDLKGAKWEVSSQGSEKLTTREQEVLFLMLYGKKPTFIADAMGISIKTFEGYVARLRTKFNAHSKAHLIDLALERGYGSYIPQTMLKTQLSVVIHSDD, from the coding sequence ATGAGTTTTGATTCGCTGGTCAACCAGCTTCCAGGTTATTGGGGATGCAAAGATTTAGATTCTGTCTTTGTTTATGCCAATACTGCGTATGCTCAACTCGTTGGCTTTCAAGATCCGCAACAATTAGTTGGTCTCGCAGACCGAGATATGCCTTGCCAAACAGCAAACTGCGCCCAAGACTTTAAACAGCAAGATCAAATGGTGATCGAGACTCAGAAAACCATTAAAGTCCTCGACGTTCACCCCTATCCGGATGGCAGTTGGCGTGCGCATATTTTCAGTAAAAAACCTTGGTACAACGCGAAAGGAGAAGTGCAAGGCACAATCTTCTTTGGTCAAGATCTGACCGATACGGCAATTTTAGAGGTAGGACATTGGATCTGCCGCGCAACAGGCATCCTATCCGATCTCAAAGGGGCAAAGTGGGAAGTCTCATCTCAAGGTAGCGAAAAGTTGACCACGCGAGAACAAGAAGTGCTGTTTCTGATGCTCTATGGCAAAAAACCGACCTTTATTGCTGACGCGATGGGGATTTCAATCAAAACCTTTGAAGGTTACGTAGCGCGGCTAAGAACCAAATTTAACGCCCATAGCAAAGCGCACCTGATCGACCTAGCGCTCGAACGTGGTTACGGTTCATACATTCCGCAAACCATGCTAAAGACCCAACTGTCGGTCGTGATACATAGCGACGATTAA
- a CDS encoding SUMF1/EgtB/PvdO family nonheme iron enzyme — protein MKTRFSTLFLALSACCGALSVQANTSTDAVTAIEAQLFDKHAELKAALTTQSEQQESVAQHQQTLKNTQQQATKLNAQLETAKSDLESAYQRMIDDPNIDIAAVQAHYQSVWRDIKQNQQQLLSDSQTLEEAKQLLEQHQAHVSKIETEIEQSNQQKLRARVDRLKQELSPSQQISVSFTNRCQSEMTLAQCDAQTRELATQKAVKTFQTQLIASTTEETLVEANINKTPLNIHVLRSKTNQAEFYDGERYRALMDITLEARPSETTACTLLNVDKQYCFAPGYVSGQQSQNEQEIAWVTLNVRSNQYDDRVFVDGVSYGSTPVEIMLPIGQHHLVIKKEGYQTFKQNIALNADRNFRAQLKQNANTLKAGDQFADLIAKGSKAPQLATIVPGEYLLGENAANQYFLDHAFGISVTPITVGEFDAFVRQTDYQTDAELKNTCTAMSHGEVTAIAKSYWRNPGFKQSAQSPVVCISRNDANAYTKWLSQQTGYQYRLPSEDEWEIAARAGSQSQYWWGEQFVSGQANTGWSSSPWANTSTSPVKAFKPNPLGIYDSVGNVWQWTSNSQGIAKGGAWSFSPEQAAADERLYLSPTSAANYLGFRVVRVIN, from the coding sequence ATGAAAACTCGTTTCTCAACTCTTTTCTTAGCACTCTCCGCTTGTTGTGGTGCCCTATCTGTTCAGGCAAATACCTCGACAGATGCGGTCACTGCGATCGAAGCGCAGCTATTTGACAAACACGCTGAGTTAAAAGCCGCGTTAACCACTCAAAGTGAGCAGCAAGAAAGTGTTGCCCAACACCAGCAAACACTGAAAAACACTCAGCAGCAAGCGACAAAACTTAATGCTCAGCTTGAAACGGCAAAAAGCGATCTTGAAAGCGCTTACCAACGCATGATTGACGACCCCAATATCGATATTGCCGCCGTACAAGCCCATTATCAAAGCGTTTGGCGTGACATTAAGCAGAATCAACAGCAGTTGCTTAGTGATAGCCAAACTCTGGAAGAAGCAAAGCAATTACTTGAACAGCACCAGGCTCATGTAAGTAAAATCGAAACGGAAATCGAGCAAAGCAACCAGCAAAAGCTGCGTGCTCGTGTTGATAGACTTAAGCAAGAACTCTCACCAAGCCAGCAAATTAGTGTCAGCTTTACCAATCGCTGTCAGTCGGAGATGACGCTCGCACAATGTGATGCTCAAACCCGTGAGCTCGCCACTCAAAAAGCGGTGAAAACCTTTCAAACTCAGCTCATTGCCAGTACCACCGAAGAGACGTTGGTTGAGGCTAATATCAACAAAACGCCGCTCAACATTCACGTTTTACGTAGCAAAACCAATCAAGCCGAGTTTTACGACGGCGAGCGCTATCGAGCTCTGATGGATATCACGCTTGAAGCTCGACCTAGTGAAACCACAGCCTGTACGCTGCTTAACGTCGACAAGCAGTACTGCTTCGCGCCGGGTTATGTCTCGGGACAACAATCTCAAAACGAGCAAGAGATTGCTTGGGTGACACTCAACGTCCGCTCAAACCAATATGATGATCGCGTTTTTGTCGATGGTGTTTCCTACGGCAGTACACCTGTCGAAATCATGTTGCCTATCGGTCAACACCACCTAGTGATCAAAAAAGAGGGTTATCAGACCTTTAAACAAAATATCGCGCTCAACGCTGACCGAAACTTCAGAGCGCAACTCAAGCAAAATGCCAACACGCTTAAAGCGGGTGATCAGTTTGCTGATTTAATTGCAAAAGGCAGCAAAGCGCCACAATTGGCAACCATCGTTCCAGGCGAATACTTACTGGGTGAAAATGCTGCCAATCAGTATTTCCTTGATCATGCTTTCGGGATTAGTGTCACACCAATCACCGTTGGGGAGTTTGATGCTTTCGTTCGTCAAACGGATTATCAAACCGATGCAGAGCTGAAAAATACCTGTACTGCCATGAGTCATGGTGAAGTGACAGCGATTGCGAAAAGCTATTGGCGTAATCCTGGTTTTAAGCAGTCAGCACAATCACCAGTGGTATGCATCAGCCGCAACGATGCCAATGCTTACACCAAATGGCTGAGCCAACAAACCGGCTATCAATATCGCTTACCAAGTGAAGACGAATGGGAAATTGCCGCTCGTGCGGGCAGTCAAAGCCAATATTGGTGGGGTGAGCAGTTTGTATCTGGTCAAGCCAATACCGGTTGGAGTAGCTCACCTTGGGCAAACACCAGTACCTCACCCGTTAAAGCGTTCAAACCTAACCCACTAGGCATTTACGACAGTGTTGGCAACGTGTGGCAATGGACCAGCAACTCACAAGGTATTGCAAAAGGCGGTGCATGGAGCTTCTCTCCGGAGCAAGCCGCCGCAGACGAACGCCTTTATTTATCACCAACCAGTGCGGCGAACTATCTCGGTTTCCGCGTGGTGAGAGTGATTAACTAG
- a CDS encoding PEGA domain-containing protein produces MITRRIPALLLALSPFWLSTSMAAENSSADPVTVIDEKLGNKQVELQANAEEFDSETQRFQQLQNDHAKLKRDEQDLNAKRNRAKSALDKQYSRLLEDPEIDLVSLQKEYQDSWNAVKGNQSELLENQQLVTESEVRLSQIKQKQARLKSEFAYLEEQKVEARVKRLAAELSESDVVQTSFKTTCSATMTLGECTSQGQQLTKQKAVKAFKTALMDRLTESTLAKQNASGVQLNVHVQESQLIRTGFEGNNSYFTELQAQLQAKPEATAACKLLNVSTRYCLKSDAYAQQKQQDKNWVAVTVRSDQYNDNVVINGVKYGSTPVEIMLPRGLHQVTVSKDGYQTYNRKVTINHNDTVWVKLREQQG; encoded by the coding sequence ATGATCACACGCCGCATCCCAGCGCTTTTGCTTGCGCTCAGCCCATTTTGGCTATCAACTTCGATGGCAGCTGAAAACTCTTCTGCTGATCCTGTTACTGTCATCGATGAAAAACTAGGCAATAAGCAGGTAGAACTGCAAGCTAACGCTGAAGAGTTCGATTCAGAAACTCAACGTTTCCAGCAACTGCAGAATGACCATGCAAAGCTAAAACGTGATGAACAAGATTTAAATGCGAAGCGCAACCGTGCGAAGTCGGCGCTTGATAAGCAGTACAGTCGTCTACTGGAAGATCCTGAAATTGATTTAGTTAGCCTACAGAAAGAGTATCAGGACTCTTGGAACGCAGTAAAAGGCAATCAATCTGAGCTGCTTGAGAATCAACAGTTAGTTACTGAAAGCGAAGTTCGTCTTTCGCAAATCAAGCAAAAGCAGGCGCGCCTAAAATCAGAATTTGCTTACCTAGAAGAGCAAAAAGTCGAAGCTCGCGTTAAGCGTCTTGCTGCTGAATTAAGTGAAAGCGACGTCGTTCAAACCAGTTTCAAAACCACCTGCTCAGCAACCATGACGCTAGGTGAATGTACTAGCCAAGGTCAACAACTGACGAAACAAAAAGCAGTCAAAGCCTTTAAGACCGCGTTGATGGATCGACTGACTGAATCAACGCTAGCGAAACAAAATGCGAGTGGCGTGCAGCTTAATGTTCACGTACAAGAAAGCCAACTAATCCGCACTGGTTTTGAAGGCAACAACAGTTACTTCACTGAGCTACAAGCGCAATTGCAAGCTAAACCAGAAGCGACGGCGGCTTGTAAGCTATTGAACGTGTCAACGCGTTACTGTCTAAAATCAGATGCTTACGCACAACAGAAGCAACAAGACAAAAACTGGGTTGCGGTTACCGTACGTTCAGATCAGTACAACGACAATGTGGTGATCAACGGTGTGAAATATGGCAGCACTCCAGTCGAAATCATGCTGCCACGTGGCTTACATCAAGTGACTGTATCAAAAGATGGTTACCAAACTTATAACCGTAAAGTGACCATCAACCACAACGATACGGTATGGGTAAAACTACGCGAACAACAAGGCTAA
- a CDS encoding helix-turn-helix domain-containing protein, with the protein MSEPNKFPNAPTIYIPKPAELVTLPSYMDCHDHQYTQIVIGLKGQAEFEVNGVGNLVGPGQGCVVTSGSGHAFGGVIEQSDILVLNMPMPSQTEPLMLQKLNELNQKEVYFQLDAQIQRLIQMLVAEMQASPDDLLLSRACNDTVMALLQRHASSLQVSRKESRFDLEAIDRYIEQHLTQKISVAQLAGSVFLGESQFHSLFKDQLGITPHQYVLSKRIDMAKQLIEQRNLTLGQIAELTGFSGQSTFAHAFSRLQGISPSQYKKRIG; encoded by the coding sequence ATGAGTGAGCCCAATAAATTTCCTAATGCTCCCACTATATACATCCCCAAGCCCGCAGAATTAGTGACTTTGCCGTCTTATATGGATTGCCATGATCACCAATACACCCAAATCGTGATTGGTTTAAAAGGGCAGGCAGAGTTTGAAGTTAATGGTGTCGGGAACCTGGTGGGACCGGGTCAAGGTTGCGTGGTGACTTCGGGCTCAGGGCACGCGTTTGGTGGGGTGATCGAGCAATCGGATATCTTGGTGCTCAATATGCCGATGCCAAGCCAAACAGAGCCGCTTATGTTGCAGAAGCTGAACGAACTCAATCAAAAAGAGGTCTATTTCCAACTTGATGCCCAAATTCAGCGTTTAATTCAGATGCTGGTGGCAGAGATGCAGGCAAGCCCAGACGACTTACTCCTCAGTCGCGCTTGTAACGATACGGTGATGGCACTGTTGCAAAGACATGCATCCAGCTTACAGGTGAGTCGCAAAGAGTCTCGCTTTGATCTTGAGGCGATCGACCGTTATATCGAGCAACATTTAACTCAAAAGATCTCTGTCGCTCAGTTGGCTGGCAGTGTGTTTTTGGGGGAAAGTCAGTTTCATAGCCTATTTAAAGATCAGTTAGGCATCACGCCGCATCAGTACGTGCTGTCGAAGCGAATCGACATGGCGAAGCAATTGATTGAGCAACGCAATCTCACTCTCGGGCAAATCGCAGAATTAACCGGATTCTCTGGGCAGAGCACTTTTGCCCATGCGTTTTCACGCTTACAGGGGATCTCGCCATCGCAGTATAAGAAACGAATTGGTTAA
- the putA gene encoding bifunctional proline dehydrogenase/L-glutamate gamma-semialdehyde dehydrogenase PutA → MFTATDVLNAEFIEQPLDKLWALISPLYMVDESQWLEQLLPLATPSVEEKSQTELKTTQLIEAIRADKKSIQMIDALLLEYSLDTQEGILLMCLAEALMRIPDAETADALIRDKLSVADWKSHLKNSDSVFVNASTWGLMLTGKVVGLAESQQPSPTQAVNRLVNKLSEPVIRKAMNQAMKVMGHQFVLGRTIQEAQNNGRAMRDKGFTYSYDMLGEAALTDADANKYFKDYLMAIEAVGRDVVSDHSPAPSVSIKLSALHPRYEVANESRVMNELHDTLLQLLIRAKELDVAITIDAEEADRLELSLKLFAKLYQHPSVQGWGKFGLVIQAYSKRALPVLVWLNGLAKQQGDVIPLRLVKGAYWDSEIKWSQQAGYSNYPVYTRKESTDVAYLACARFLLSDGARGNIYPQFASHNAQTVTSIAQMATHTDYEFQRLHGMGESLYNHVMATYRQPVRIYAPVGSHKDLLPYLVRRLLENGANSSFVHRLVDARCPVDSLTVHPVEALAGFASLNNRAIPLPGDIFPNRRNSLGINIDIESENAPFEAQVAKWMQQQWHLGSVINGKLIHESMIKDDVDQQLVTAPYDRQVEVGTLAFANLDHVSVAIESAEQAFDSWSTLSFEQRALPAEKLADLLEDNMAELVALCHKEAGKTIHDAIDEVREAVDFCRFYAKQEQVFTPTITTGFDGIERTVGRKGRGVFVCISPWNFPLAIFLGQVTAALVAGNTVVAKPAEQTSLIAVRAVQLMLQAGFPAGVIQLLTGKGAEIGAALTSHAAIAGVAFTGSTLTAQRINQSLAARDAAPVPLIAETGGLNAMIVDSTALPEQVVRDVVRSAFASAGQRCSALRVLYVQGDIADRIIALIQGAMHELSVGLPYLHSTDVGPVIDAQAKQKLLSHIESMASQFKTVAQVSLGEECERGDFVAPTAFEIDDIRSLAEEQFGPILHIVRYKASELAQVVTHINQTGYGLTLGVHSRNETTYRWIEKHARVGNSYINRDQVGAVVGVQPFGGQGLSGTGPKAGGPHYLYRFTQTVFNQ, encoded by the coding sequence ATGTTTACAGCAACAGATGTGTTGAACGCTGAATTTATTGAGCAGCCGCTTGATAAATTGTGGGCGTTGATCTCGCCACTTTATATGGTGGACGAATCACAATGGTTAGAGCAGCTTTTACCTTTGGCTACGCCAAGCGTTGAGGAAAAGAGTCAAACCGAACTCAAAACCACTCAGTTAATTGAAGCAATTCGCGCAGATAAGAAATCGATTCAAATGATCGATGCGCTATTGCTTGAGTACAGCCTCGATACCCAAGAAGGTATTCTGCTGATGTGTTTAGCAGAAGCTTTGATGCGTATTCCTGATGCCGAAACCGCTGATGCACTTATTCGCGATAAATTAAGCGTTGCGGATTGGAAGTCTCACCTTAAAAACTCCGATTCCGTGTTTGTTAACGCATCGACTTGGGGTTTGATGCTGACAGGTAAAGTGGTTGGTTTAGCGGAATCTCAGCAGCCAAGCCCAACTCAAGCGGTCAACCGTTTGGTCAATAAGCTTTCTGAGCCTGTGATTCGTAAAGCAATGAATCAAGCGATGAAGGTGATGGGGCATCAGTTTGTCTTGGGTCGCACCATTCAAGAAGCGCAGAACAACGGTCGTGCGATGCGTGATAAAGGCTTCACCTATTCTTACGATATGTTGGGTGAAGCGGCGCTGACCGATGCTGACGCGAATAAGTACTTTAAAGACTATCTCATGGCGATTGAAGCGGTAGGGCGTGATGTGGTTTCGGACCACAGTCCAGCCCCTTCAGTTTCGATTAAGCTCTCTGCTTTGCACCCTCGCTACGAAGTAGCAAATGAGTCTCGCGTGATGAATGAATTGCACGACACGCTGTTGCAATTGCTTATTCGCGCTAAAGAGCTCGATGTTGCCATTACCATTGATGCGGAAGAGGCAGACCGCCTGGAACTGTCACTTAAGCTGTTTGCTAAGCTTTACCAGCATCCTTCAGTGCAAGGTTGGGGTAAGTTTGGCTTGGTAATTCAAGCCTATTCAAAACGTGCATTACCTGTGCTGGTTTGGCTCAATGGTTTAGCTAAGCAGCAGGGTGATGTGATTCCTTTGCGTCTAGTGAAAGGCGCTTACTGGGACAGTGAAATAAAGTGGTCACAACAAGCGGGCTACAGTAATTACCCAGTCTACACTCGAAAAGAATCAACCGATGTTGCCTACTTAGCTTGCGCGCGCTTTCTGTTAAGTGATGGTGCACGAGGCAACATCTACCCGCAGTTTGCTAGTCACAATGCACAAACTGTGACCTCAATTGCTCAAATGGCAACCCACACTGACTATGAATTTCAACGTCTACATGGCATGGGTGAGTCACTGTATAACCATGTTATGGCGACTTACCGCCAACCAGTTCGTATTTACGCGCCAGTGGGAAGCCATAAAGATTTGCTGCCTTACTTAGTGCGCCGTCTATTGGAAAATGGTGCTAACAGCTCATTTGTGCACCGTTTGGTGGATGCACGTTGCCCTGTTGATAGCTTAACCGTTCATCCGGTGGAAGCGCTTGCGGGTTTTGCGAGCTTAAACAATCGTGCGATTCCGCTGCCAGGGGATATTTTCCCTAATCGACGTAATTCGCTTGGTATCAACATCGATATCGAAAGTGAAAATGCGCCATTTGAAGCGCAAGTTGCTAAGTGGATGCAACAGCAATGGCATCTTGGTTCGGTTATTAATGGCAAGCTCATTCACGAAAGCATGATCAAGGACGATGTTGATCAGCAACTCGTGACAGCGCCTTATGATCGCCAAGTGGAAGTCGGAACGTTGGCATTTGCCAACCTTGATCATGTTTCCGTAGCGATTGAAAGTGCTGAGCAGGCATTTGACTCTTGGTCAACGCTATCTTTCGAGCAACGCGCCCTGCCAGCGGAGAAGCTTGCAGACTTGTTGGAAGACAATATGGCAGAGCTGGTAGCGCTGTGTCACAAGGAAGCAGGCAAAACCATTCATGATGCGATTGATGAAGTGCGCGAAGCGGTGGACTTTTGCCGTTTCTATGCCAAGCAAGAGCAAGTGTTTACTCCTACTATCACAACCGGTTTTGACGGTATTGAACGCACCGTTGGTCGCAAAGGGCGTGGGGTGTTCGTTTGTATCAGCCCTTGGAACTTCCCTCTAGCCATCTTCCTTGGTCAAGTAACCGCCGCGCTTGTGGCAGGCAATACCGTGGTTGCTAAACCGGCGGAACAAACCAGTTTAATCGCGGTACGCGCAGTACAGCTAATGTTGCAAGCGGGTTTCCCTGCTGGAGTGATTCAACTACTTACCGGTAAAGGCGCAGAAATTGGTGCCGCGCTAACGTCACATGCTGCGATTGCCGGTGTGGCGTTTACTGGCTCAACCTTGACCGCGCAACGTATCAACCAATCACTGGCAGCCCGCGATGCCGCCCCTGTTCCTTTGATTGCTGAAACTGGCGGCTTAAATGCGATGATCGTCGACAGTACCGCACTGCCAGAGCAAGTGGTGCGAGATGTAGTGCGCTCTGCATTTGCCTCTGCAGGGCAACGTTGTAGTGCGCTGCGAGTCCTCTATGTGCAAGGCGACATTGCTGACCGCATTATCGCATTAATCCAAGGTGCCATGCATGAGCTCTCTGTAGGTTTGCCTTACCTCCATTCGACCGATGTTGGTCCTGTGATTGACGCGCAAGCGAAGCAGAAATTACTTAGCCATATTGAATCGATGGCGAGTCAGTTCAAGACAGTCGCTCAAGTTAGCTTGGGTGAAGAGTGCGAGCGTGGCGATTTTGTTGCGCCGACTGCGTTTGAAATTGACGATATTCGTTCTCTAGCGGAAGAGCAGTTTGGACCTATTCTGCATATTGTTCGCTACAAAGCGAGTGAGCTGGCGCAAGTGGTTACTCACATCAACCAGACTGGGTATGGACTCACACTAGGGGTGCATAGCCGCAATGAGACTACCTATCGTTGGATTGAAAAACATGCACGAGTTGGTAATAGCTACATAAATCGTGATCAAGTTGGGGCCGTGGTGGGTGTTCAACCATTTGGTGGTCAAGGTTTATCGGGTACGGGACCAAAAGCTGGTGGTCCACACTATCTATACCGATTCACCCAAACTGTGTTCAATCAATAA
- a CDS encoding 1-pyrroline-5-carboxylate dehydrogenase: MVHQVVSFTNAFSAWENWNLTDFDSKSECLLSLQKALVKPEHRQVMAFHLEQARQLISVTHQLVGPTGESNELYTAGRGVCLIAIETINENARLAAMAQCTAALAAGNSIILCSDDTEFTQDLEKAYEQSSLPVNLLHFASYDAIGQVLESDIRGVGFIGSSNGEKELNRQLAAREGVIVSFVAETDLTTLEIAHDPQLSLRFITERTRTINITAVGGNATLLGASDPH, from the coding sequence ATGGTTCATCAAGTAGTGAGTTTTACCAATGCTTTCTCTGCGTGGGAGAACTGGAATTTAACCGATTTTGATTCAAAAAGTGAATGCCTACTATCGCTGCAAAAGGCGTTAGTAAAGCCTGAGCATCGTCAAGTAATGGCATTTCATCTAGAACAAGCCCGCCAACTTATTTCTGTTACTCATCAGTTAGTTGGACCAACAGGCGAGAGTAATGAACTTTATACCGCAGGGCGTGGTGTCTGTTTGATTGCCATCGAAACCATTAATGAGAATGCGCGACTTGCAGCAATGGCGCAATGCACCGCAGCGCTCGCGGCGGGCAACAGTATTATTTTGTGTAGCGACGACACTGAGTTTACACAAGATTTGGAGAAGGCTTATGAACAGTCTTCTCTGCCAGTAAATCTACTCCACTTTGCATCTTACGATGCAATCGGTCAGGTGTTGGAATCTGACATTCGTGGTGTGGGCTTTATTGGTTCATCAAACGGGGAAAAAGAGCTTAATCGACAGTTAGCAGCGCGTGAAGGCGTGATTGTTAGCTTTGTTGCTGAGACAGACTTAACAACACTCGAGATAGCGCATGATCCTCAATTGTCGCTGCGGTTTATTACCGAGCGAACCAGAACAATAAATATAACAGCGGTGGGCGGTAACGCGACACTATTAGGCGCCTCAGACCCTCACTAA
- a CDS encoding Lrp/AsnC family transcriptional regulator, with translation MELDRIDREILRILKAHGRLPIVELAKRVNLTTSPCSDRVKRLEKESYIKGYHAELNPEKLGFDVQVFIHIRLDQTCFSVFEKFAKAVEELPEVEECYSLSGDFDTMIKVRVKSMKEYQGFMSKKLGSLPGVIQSRSEVVIEEHKSSIGVSAELL, from the coding sequence ATGGAATTAGATAGAATTGATCGCGAGATCCTCCGAATCCTCAAGGCGCACGGACGTTTGCCTATTGTCGAACTCGCTAAACGAGTAAATCTTACCACCTCTCCTTGTTCTGACCGTGTGAAACGGCTAGAAAAAGAAAGTTATATCAAAGGCTATCATGCTGAACTGAATCCAGAAAAACTTGGTTTTGATGTTCAGGTGTTTATCCATATTCGACTCGACCAAACCTGTTTTTCGGTATTTGAAAAGTTTGCTAAAGCAGTTGAAGAACTGCCAGAAGTTGAGGAGTGTTATTCGCTCTCTGGGGACTTTGATACCATGATCAAAGTGCGTGTCAAAAGCATGAAAGAGTACCAAGGCTTTATGTCAAAAAAATTGGGCAGCTTGCCAGGAGTGATACAGTCACGCAGTGAAGTGGTGATTGAAGAGCATAAATCGAGTATTGGTGTGAGTGCCGAACTGCTTTAA
- a CDS encoding DUF445 domain-containing protein translates to MNKSLLTNIIALALLAGGHLYDNQLAYYAGLFAFSGAITNWLAIHMLFEKVPGLYGSGVIPARFEEFKLAIKNLMMEQFFNESNIDKFLSSEMASGKTLNLEPVIAKVDLNPAFDSLVEVIEQSSFGGMLAMLGGAEALQPMKQPFVEKMQQSIIEISQSDSVKEALKEQLEAPAMMDEIKTNIENIIDQRLSELTPKLVKEMVQKMIKEHLGWLVVWGGVFGGVIGVVSSFIA, encoded by the coding sequence ATGAACAAGAGCTTACTGACTAATATTATTGCGCTTGCCCTATTGGCGGGCGGACACCTGTACGATAATCAATTGGCTTACTACGCGGGTCTATTTGCCTTTTCAGGGGCAATTACCAACTGGTTAGCGATTCACATGCTGTTTGAAAAGGTGCCAGGCTTATATGGTTCTGGTGTTATTCCTGCGCGCTTTGAAGAATTTAAGCTCGCGATTAAGAATTTGATGATGGAGCAATTCTTTAACGAATCGAACATCGACAAATTCCTCAGCAGTGAAATGGCTTCAGGCAAAACACTAAACCTTGAACCTGTCATCGCCAAAGTGGATCTTAACCCGGCTTTTGATTCCTTAGTTGAAGTGATTGAACAGTCATCATTTGGTGGCATGCTTGCCATGCTAGGCGGCGCAGAAGCTTTGCAGCCAATGAAGCAGCCTTTCGTCGAAAAGATGCAGCAATCAATTATTGAGATCAGCCAAAGCGACAGTGTTAAAGAAGCACTCAAAGAACAATTGGAAGCGCCAGCGATGATGGATGAGATCAAAACCAACATCGAAAACATCATCGATCAACGCCTTAGCGAGCTCACGCCAAAGTTAGTCAAAGAGATGGTGCAAAAAATGATCAAAGAACACCTAGGTTGGCTCGTCGTTTGGGGCGGTGTGTTTGGCGGCGTGATCGGCGTAGTTTCATCGTTTATCGCATAA